A stretch of the Corylus avellana chromosome ca6, CavTom2PMs-1.0 genome encodes the following:
- the LOC132184675 gene encoding signal recognition particle 19 kDa protein-like isoform X1, with protein MDGGEIENIKRWIVFYPIYINSKKTVAEGRRISLANACENPTFTEIADCCAHLKLPNAIELDKAYPRDFMQRGRVRVLLKREDGTLCNPAISSRCWPSISAGGDLKMFYDGRNTKDSCLEVVYRMYWLCYHIHTYKKTQLVEILINKVETSVRFPPTLRAFTCSVSAWLKRLRDIALKEEMKIHDADI; from the exons ATGGATGGAGGAGAAATAGAGAATATAAAGAGGTGGATAGTGTTCTACCCAATTTACATAAACTCGAAGAAAACGGTGGCGGAAGGGAGGCGGATAAGCCTCGCCAACGCATGCGAAAATCCCACGTTCACCGAGATCGCCGACTGCTGCGCTCATCTCAAGCTCCCTAATGCTATTGAG CTAGATAAGGCTTATCCGCGCGACTTCATGCAAAGAGGGAGAGTGAGGGTATTGCTGAAAAGGGAGGATGGGACTCTCTGCAATCCAGCCATTTCTTCCA GGTGCTGGCCGAGCATTTCTGCTGGTGGGGATTTGAAAATGTTCTATGATGGAAGAAATACGA AGGACTCTTGCCTTGAAGTGGTCTATAGAATGTATTGGCTCTGTTATCACATTCATACCTATAAGAAAACTCAG CTGGTAGAAATATTAATCAATAAAGTTGAGACATCAGTGAGATTTCCTCCTACTTTGAGGGCATTTACATGCTCTGTTTCTGCATGGCTTAAG AGGTTGAGGGATATTGCTCTCAAGGAGGAAATGAAGATACATGATGCTGACATTTGA
- the LOC132184675 gene encoding signal recognition particle 19 kDa protein-like isoform X2, producing MDGGEIENIKRWIVFYPIYINSKKTVAEGRRISLANACENPTFTEIADCCAHLKLPNAIELDKAYPRDFMQRGRVRVLLKREDGTLCNPAISSRCWPSISAGGDLKMFYDGRNTKDSCLEVVYRMYWLCYHIHTYKKTQLVEILINKVETSVRFPPTLRAFTCSVSAWLKSRG from the exons ATGGATGGAGGAGAAATAGAGAATATAAAGAGGTGGATAGTGTTCTACCCAATTTACATAAACTCGAAGAAAACGGTGGCGGAAGGGAGGCGGATAAGCCTCGCCAACGCATGCGAAAATCCCACGTTCACCGAGATCGCCGACTGCTGCGCTCATCTCAAGCTCCCTAATGCTATTGAG CTAGATAAGGCTTATCCGCGCGACTTCATGCAAAGAGGGAGAGTGAGGGTATTGCTGAAAAGGGAGGATGGGACTCTCTGCAATCCAGCCATTTCTTCCA GGTGCTGGCCGAGCATTTCTGCTGGTGGGGATTTGAAAATGTTCTATGATGGAAGAAATACGA AGGACTCTTGCCTTGAAGTGGTCTATAGAATGTATTGGCTCTGTTATCACATTCATACCTATAAGAAAACTCAG CTGGTAGAAATATTAATCAATAAAGTTGAGACATCAGTGAGATTTCCTCCTACTTTGAGGGCATTTACATGCTCTGTTTCTGCATGGCTTAAG AGCAGAGGTTGA